A genome region from Deltaproteobacteria bacterium includes the following:
- a CDS encoding pyruvate, phosphate dikinase — protein sequence MFRQLDRLFKVEDRAAHIPAEVTEVQRKYLYFKQLLRHNHLSLNLINDLEDLLFGLRPFSYEEVLTKCEELTAVVYELVEDLNAVSQGKYPELFAVTERIGVQILRGLTRQKKPERTCLVLPLASLSHENQAQAGGKASNLGEIANRVGLPTPRGFVVTAYAGHHFLRSTGLYEAIRERFRGLDISDTDRLDAACRAVQGLIRDTELPEELGLRIRYEAGQLFRELGPGTRLAVRSSATGEDSESSFAGQHSTVLNVSEENVVEAYKEVVASMYSPRAVFYRRSMGYRDQDVVMCVLCLNMVAAMASGVLYTEDPNAPGRQTMIVSAAWGLGVSVVDGTMVTDHWEIDKSTGQVTEASVALKSKQIVMGAGGGLTEDPVDPAKGVLPCMDPAQLQLLAEYGLALERHYKEPLDIEWAVDQSGRLFILQARPLNPKDREPDQTETSTQPPEAEGHEILLSGGSTASAGAAFGPAFVLRSDHNLGAVPEGVILVTAKTSPTYVPLMNKIKGIVTDMGSVAGHMASVSREFGLPTLVGTERATAVLNHGDEITLDATNRVVYAGQVASLIRSRPKANMMKGGPLFRLVRDTLKKVVPLNLYDPKLPVFRPEGCLSLHDVVRYVHEKSMIEMFHLGQDIDDDKHEAVRLQTDLPLNTFVLDLGGGIESEIRDGTIGGDQVVSRPLQALLRGMSHPDVPWTCSPRTEGRYPCPLAYAPQGAERLLAGPNYAIVAREYLNYNARLGYHFVAIDAFCGDNVHDNYITFSFKGGAADVARRTRRARMVAGVLRHLGLRVEIRGDMVSGEIRKYDCPRMEDKLDQLGRLLGSVRFLDMVLTEDEQIPWYVEEFFKENYAFRH from the coding sequence AACCATTTGTCCCTAAATCTGATCAACGATCTGGAGGACCTTCTCTTCGGCCTGCGTCCCTTCTCCTACGAAGAGGTGCTGACGAAATGCGAGGAGTTGACGGCCGTGGTGTACGAGCTGGTGGAGGATCTCAACGCCGTGTCCCAGGGCAAGTACCCGGAACTGTTCGCTGTGACCGAGCGGATCGGGGTCCAAATCCTTCGGGGACTGACCAGACAGAAAAAGCCGGAGCGAACCTGCCTGGTTCTCCCCCTGGCGTCCCTGAGCCACGAGAACCAGGCCCAGGCTGGGGGCAAGGCGTCCAACCTGGGGGAGATCGCCAACCGGGTCGGTCTGCCCACGCCCAGGGGCTTCGTGGTCACTGCCTACGCGGGACATCATTTTTTGCGGTCCACGGGTCTCTACGAGGCCATCCGGGAACGCTTCCGAGGACTGGACATTTCAGACACGGACCGTCTGGATGCGGCCTGCCGGGCCGTTCAGGGTCTGATCAGGGATACGGAGCTTCCGGAAGAACTGGGGCTTCGAATCCGTTACGAGGCCGGGCAGTTGTTCCGGGAGCTCGGTCCCGGCACCCGGCTGGCGGTCAGGAGCAGCGCCACGGGCGAGGATTCCGAATCGTCCTTTGCCGGACAGCATTCCACGGTGCTCAATGTGAGCGAGGAAAACGTGGTCGAGGCCTACAAGGAGGTCGTGGCCAGCATGTACAGCCCCAGGGCCGTGTTCTACCGTCGGAGCATGGGCTACCGGGACCAGGACGTGGTCATGTGCGTGCTCTGTCTGAACATGGTCGCGGCCATGGCCAGCGGGGTTCTCTACACCGAAGACCCCAACGCTCCCGGACGGCAGACCATGATCGTCAGTGCGGCCTGGGGCCTGGGAGTCAGCGTGGTGGACGGGACCATGGTCACGGACCATTGGGAGATCGACAAGTCTACCGGGCAGGTGACTGAGGCGAGCGTCGCTCTCAAGTCCAAACAGATCGTGATGGGTGCCGGGGGAGGTCTGACGGAGGATCCCGTGGATCCTGCCAAGGGCGTCCTGCCCTGCATGGACCCCGCCCAGCTTCAACTTTTGGCCGAGTATGGTCTGGCTCTGGAGCGGCACTACAAGGAGCCTCTGGACATTGAGTGGGCCGTGGATCAGTCCGGCAGACTATTCATTCTCCAGGCTAGGCCTCTGAACCCGAAGGACCGCGAGCCGGACCAGACCGAGACCTCTACTCAGCCACCCGAGGCCGAGGGTCATGAGATCCTCCTGTCCGGAGGATCCACGGCCTCGGCCGGTGCGGCCTTTGGTCCGGCCTTTGTCCTTCGGTCCGATCACAATCTGGGAGCCGTGCCCGAGGGGGTCATCCTGGTCACGGCCAAGACCTCGCCGACCTATGTGCCGCTGATGAACAAGATCAAGGGGATCGTCACCGACATGGGCAGCGTGGCCGGGCACATGGCCTCGGTGTCCCGTGAGTTCGGCCTGCCGACCCTGGTGGGCACTGAACGGGCCACAGCCGTCCTGAATCACGGTGATGAGATCACCCTGGACGCCACCAACCGTGTGGTCTACGCCGGTCAGGTGGCCTCTTTGATCCGGTCCAGACCCAAGGCCAACATGATGAAAGGCGGGCCCCTGTTCAGGCTCGTCCGGGACACCCTGAAAAAGGTCGTTCCCCTGAACCTCTACGATCCGAAGCTGCCGGTCTTCCGGCCTGAAGGATGTCTGAGCCTCCACGACGTGGTCCGGTACGTCCACGAGAAGTCCATGATCGAGATGTTTCATTTGGGCCAAGACATCGACGACGACAAGCATGAGGCTGTGCGCCTGCAGACCGACCTGCCCCTGAACACCTTTGTCCTTGACCTCGGCGGGGGTATTGAGAGCGAGATCCGGGATGGGACAATCGGAGGGGACCAGGTCGTTTCCAGGCCTTTGCAGGCCCTGCTCCGGGGCATGTCCCATCCGGATGTCCCCTGGACCTGCTCACCCAGGACCGAGGGGCGCTATCCGTGTCCACTGGCCTATGCCCCCCAGGGAGCCGAGCGTCTGCTGGCCGGCCCGAATTATGCCATCGTGGCCCGGGAGTACCTGAACTACAACGCCCGGTTGGGCTATCATTTCGTGGCCATCGACGCCTTTTGCGGGGACAATGTTCACGACAACTACATTACGTTCTCCTTCAAGGGCGGGGCAGCGGACGTCGCCCGCCGGACCCGGAGGGCCAGGATGGTGGCCGGTGTCCTCCGTCACCTGGGCCTGCGGGTGGAGATACGGGGCGATATGGTAAGCGGCGAGATCAGGAAGTACGACTGCCCCAGGATGGAGGACAAGCTCGACCAGTTGGGCAGGCTTCTGGGATCGGTCCGTTTCCTGGACATGGTCCTGACCGAGGACGAGCAGATTCCCTGGTATGTAGAGGAGTTCTTCAAGGAAAACTACGCATTCCGACACTGA